TAAGGAAAATCCCTTCAGAAATGGTCGCTGACTTTCCCGAAAAAATCATTAATATCCATCCGGCACTACTTCCTAAATACGGCGGAAAAGGCATGTACGGGAAACACGTGCACCGGGAAGTAAAGGCGAATAAAGAAAAAGAATCGGGGATCACTGTACATTACGTAAATGACCATTATGACGAAGGTGCGATTATTGAACAGCGTAGCGTGAGTATTGCTTCTTCAGATTCAGAAGATGAGATTGCCAGAAAAGTTCAAGAACTGGAACACCTTCATTATCCCCGAATAATTGAGGCCGTTTTAACCGAAAACTAATGGCTAAAAAAAGCAAGTTTTACGTGGTTTGGAAGGGTAAGGTTCCCGGGGTTTATGAGACTTGGGAGGATTGCAAAAAACAGATTTCAGGAACAAAAGGAGCACAATACATGTCCTTTCCAACGTTGGAGGAGGCGAGAAAGGCATATAATAGCTCTTACGCTCTCTATAAAGGTAAAAAGAAGAAAGAACCGGGTTTATCTGCTGCAGAATTATTAAAAATAGGAGACCCAAACATGCATTCCATCTCTGTGGATGCGGCTTCGAGCGGGAATCCCGGTGTAATGGAATACCGGGGTGTAGACACCAGCACAAAAAAGCAGTTGTTTAAGCAGGGACCCTTCCCTGAAGGGACAAACAATATCGGAGAATTTCTGGCCATCGTTCACGGTCTGGCCTTTTTAAAAGAAAGAAATTCAGACCGTGTCCTGTATTCAGATTCAAGAACAGCTATGAGCTGGGTAAGGAAAAAGAAATGCAATACAAAGCTTCAGCCCAATGCTAAAAACAGAGAATTATTCGATCTCGTAGAACGCGCCGTAAAATGGTTGGAGAAAAATTCCTACAAAACACCTGTTGTAAAGTGGGAAACTGCTGCCTGGGGAGAAATACCTGCCGATTTTGGCCGAAAATAAATCCATTTGATTTTCGATTTCACTGGGGTTTCAGAGCAATAACAAAAGCGTATATTTGCATCGAATTTGAACGGTATTTATGGGTAAGCTTTTAATTTTAGGAACGGTTGCCTTTGATGCAATTGAAACCCCTTTCGGGAAAACCGATAAAATTTTGGGGGGTGCGGCTACTTTTATCGGCCTGGCTGCAGCGCAATTTAAGGCCAAATCGGCGATTGTATCTATTGTAGGGGACGACTTCCCGCAGGAATACCTGGACTTACTAAAAAATAAGGGGATAGATATATCCGGAATTGAGATCGTTAAAAATGGCAAGACCTTCTTCTGGAGTGGTAAATACCGCAATGATCTCAACAGCAGGGATACTCTGGCTACCGAGCTCAATGTACTTGCCGATTTCAAGCCTGTTGTCCCTCCTGAATTCAAAGACGCCGACGTACTTATGCTGGGAAACCTTCATCCTTCAGTACAATTGAGTGCGATTGAGCAGATGCAGACAGAACCCAAATTGATCGTTCTGGATACTATGAATTTCTGGATGAATAATACCCTGAGTGAGTTGATGCAGGTGATCAGCAAGACCGATGTTATCACCATCAATGACGAGGAAGCACGGCAACTATCAAATGAATTCTCCCTGGTTAAGGCCGCACAGAAAATCCATGAAATGGGCCCAAAATATGTGGTTATTAAAAAAGGAGAGAATGGGGCATTGCTCTTCCACAACGGCGAAGTATTTTTTGCACCGGCTTTACCGCTGGAAGAAGTATTCGACCCTACAGGAGCAGGGGATACTTTTGCAGGAGGCTTTACGGGCTACCTGGCTGAGACTGAAAATGTCTCTTTCAACAACCTTAGGAATGCAGTAATACAAGGGGCAAATCTTGCTTCATTTTGCGTGGAAAAGTTTGGAACAGAACGTATGCAAGACCTTTCAAAAGAAGAGGTAGATCGAAGGTTAAATCAATTTAAACAGTTAACCCAATTTGATATTGAGTTGAGATAATGCCCTGCCTACCCGGGGCTTTTTTTATGAGATGAATTATGAGTGACGCCATTAAACACGAGTGTGGTATTTCCCTGATCAGACTATTAAAACCCCTCGATTACTACAAGAAAAAGTACGGGTCTGCTTTTTACGGGGTTAATAAAATGTACCTCATGATGGAAAAGCAGCACAACCGCGGACAGGACGGGGCTGGTTTTGCCAGTATAAAGCTCGATGTTCAACCCGGCCAGCGGTATATGAGTCGAGTCAGGTCGGTACAATCACAACCCATCCAGGATATTTTTGCGCAGATCACAGATCGAATCAACAGAGCTTTTGAAGAAAACCCTGAATACATTGATGACACGGAGGCGCAAAAGAACTACATCCCGTATATAGGTGAAGTTCTGCTAGGGCATGTTCGTTACGGCACCTTTGGAAAAAACAGCATAGAGAATGTGCATCCTTTTCTTCGCCAGAACAACTGGATGCATCGGAACCTCATTGTGGCAGGTAATTTTAACATGACCAATGTAAACGAGTTATTTGACAATCTGGTTCAACTGGGTCAGCATCCCAAAGAGATGGCTGACACGGTAACGGTGATGGAAAAGATCGGGCATTTTTTGGATGATGCCGTTGCCAAACTCTATAAACAGATTAAAAAAGAAGGGTATAATAAAATGGAGGCATCGCCTTTGATTGCGGAGCGACTCAATCTGGGGAAAATTCTAAAAAAAGCAGCCAAGAATTGGGATGGGGGTTACGCTATGGCCGGACTGCTGGGCCACGGTGATTCATTTGTACTTAGGGATCCTTCAGGCATAAGACCGGCTTATTTCTATAAAGACGAAGAGGTCGTTGTAGTTGCCTCAGAACGGGCGGCAATTCAAACGGTCTTTAATGTTAAATACGAGAACGTACAGGAATTAAAACCTGCCCACGCTATTATCATTA
This DNA window, taken from Muriicola soli, encodes the following:
- a CDS encoding phosphoribosylglycinamide formyltransferase → MKHIILFASGSGTNVENIVKYFEGHSAIAVSCVFTNKRDAFVIDRCNAMGVPAFSFNGPAFKNGSILLQILKNLKPDLIVLAGFLRKIPSEMVADFPEKIINIHPALLPKYGGKGMYGKHVHREVKANKEKESGITVHYVNDHYDEGAIIEQRSVSIASSDSEDEIARKVQELEHLHYPRIIEAVLTEN
- a CDS encoding PfkB family carbohydrate kinase, producing MGKLLILGTVAFDAIETPFGKTDKILGGAATFIGLAAAQFKAKSAIVSIVGDDFPQEYLDLLKNKGIDISGIEIVKNGKTFFWSGKYRNDLNSRDTLATELNVLADFKPVVPPEFKDADVLMLGNLHPSVQLSAIEQMQTEPKLIVLDTMNFWMNNTLSELMQVISKTDVITINDEEARQLSNEFSLVKAAQKIHEMGPKYVVIKKGENGALLFHNGEVFFAPALPLEEVFDPTGAGDTFAGGFTGYLAETENVSFNNLRNAVIQGANLASFCVEKFGTERMQDLSKEEVDRRLNQFKQLTQFDIELR
- a CDS encoding viroplasmin family protein, coding for MAKKSKFYVVWKGKVPGVYETWEDCKKQISGTKGAQYMSFPTLEEARKAYNSSYALYKGKKKKEPGLSAAELLKIGDPNMHSISVDAASSGNPGVMEYRGVDTSTKKQLFKQGPFPEGTNNIGEFLAIVHGLAFLKERNSDRVLYSDSRTAMSWVRKKKCNTKLQPNAKNRELFDLVERAVKWLEKNSYKTPVVKWETAAWGEIPADFGRK